The following proteins come from a genomic window of Micromonospora zamorensis:
- a CDS encoding DUF3710 domain-containing protein produces MIFSRKRADAERQTRDDRATQVPDQGDAAPALERGPYDISESYDDVQRLDLGSLHIPAIADVEVRVQADPQGVVQQVVLVHGDNALQLGVFAAPRSEGIWGEVREEIRQSLLRDGASAQEVEGEYGPELHAQVNTPDGPTNLRFVGIDGPRWMVRGVFQGPVATNPAVAGPLVECLDGLVVDRGQEAKPVREPLPLRLPREIADQAEAEAGAAAAEPRQV; encoded by the coding sequence GTGATCTTCTCCCGAAAGCGGGCCGACGCCGAGCGGCAGACCCGTGACGACCGGGCCACCCAGGTCCCCGACCAGGGCGATGCGGCGCCGGCGTTGGAGCGCGGCCCGTACGACATCTCCGAGAGCTACGACGACGTGCAGCGACTCGACCTGGGAAGCCTGCACATCCCGGCGATCGCCGACGTCGAGGTGCGGGTGCAGGCCGACCCGCAGGGTGTGGTCCAGCAGGTGGTGCTGGTGCATGGCGACAACGCACTCCAGCTGGGCGTCTTCGCCGCCCCCCGGTCCGAGGGGATCTGGGGCGAGGTGCGCGAGGAGATCCGGCAGTCCCTGCTGCGCGACGGCGCGAGCGCGCAGGAGGTCGAGGGCGAGTACGGCCCGGAGCTGCACGCCCAGGTGAACACCCCGGACGGCCCGACGAACCTGCGGTTCGTCGGCATCGACGGGCCGCGCTGGATGGTCCGCGGCGTGTTCCAGGGCCCGGTGGCCACCAACCCGGCCGTGGCCGGGCCGCTGGTGGAGTGCCTGGACGGCCTGGTGGTCGACCGTGGCCAGGAGGCCAAGCCGGTCCGTGAGCCGCTGCCGCTGCGGCTGCCCCGCGAGATCGCCGACCAGGCCGAGGCCGAGGCGGGCGCCGCCGCCGCCGAGCCGCGCCAGGTCTGA
- a CDS encoding LytR C-terminal domain-containing protein, which translates to MRALVVVGLLGVLALAFVVTAIIRDTQGKAGTAAGCPEGWPLADVTLHEPKDVKINVFNATDEPGRAGTVADDFRNRKFQVKKVGNDPKGIDDVAVLRYGPKGVGSAHLLQAYFLNNAVPGYDEKRTDDVVDVVLGNGFQQLATTTEVNQSLGDIGAPRAPKGSCPSPVAK; encoded by the coding sequence GTGCGAGCACTCGTCGTCGTCGGCCTGCTCGGGGTGCTGGCCCTGGCGTTCGTGGTCACCGCGATCATCCGGGACACCCAGGGGAAGGCGGGCACGGCCGCGGGCTGCCCGGAGGGTTGGCCGCTGGCCGACGTGACACTGCACGAGCCCAAGGACGTCAAGATCAACGTGTTCAACGCGACCGACGAGCCCGGCCGGGCCGGCACCGTCGCGGACGACTTCCGCAACCGCAAGTTCCAGGTGAAGAAGGTCGGCAACGACCCCAAGGGGATCGACGACGTGGCAGTGCTGCGCTACGGCCCGAAGGGCGTCGGCTCCGCGCACCTGCTGCAGGCGTACTTCCTCAACAACGCCGTGCCGGGCTACGACGAGAAGCGCACCGACGACGTCGTGGACGTGGTGCTGGGCAACGGCTTCCAGCAGCTCGCCACCACGACCGAGGTCAACCAGTCCCTCGGTGACATCGGCGCGCCACGGGCACCCAAGGGCTCCTGCCCGTCCCCCGTCGCCAAGTGA
- a CDS encoding DUF3093 domain-containing protein translates to MSPSPSADQPPVDARPAYAERLDLPWWLWLGGLVAAALLAVEIWMGAAGVRAWLPFVVLLPLTAAGLWWLGRIRIGVADSELRVDDARLPVRFVADVVPLDVAGRREVLGVGADPLAFVVQRPWIGGAVQVVLDDPADPTPFWVVSTRHPVELAEAVLAARDALALSRPTTGEQG, encoded by the coding sequence ATGTCGCCCTCTCCCTCCGCCGATCAGCCGCCGGTCGACGCCCGCCCGGCGTACGCCGAACGGTTGGATCTGCCCTGGTGGTTGTGGCTGGGCGGGCTGGTGGCCGCCGCGCTGCTGGCCGTCGAGATCTGGATGGGCGCCGCCGGCGTGCGCGCCTGGCTGCCGTTCGTCGTGCTGCTGCCCCTCACCGCGGCAGGGCTGTGGTGGCTCGGCCGGATCCGGATCGGGGTCGCCGACTCCGAGCTGCGGGTGGACGACGCCCGCCTGCCGGTCCGCTTCGTGGCCGACGTGGTGCCGCTGGACGTGGCCGGCCGCCGTGAGGTGCTCGGGGTCGGCGCGGACCCGCTCGCCTTCGTGGTGCAGCGGCCGTGGATCGGCGGCGCCGTGCAGGTGGTGCTCGACGACCCGGCCGATCCGACCCCGTTCTGGGTGGTGAGCACGCGGCACCCCGTCGAGCTGGCGGAGGCGGTGCTGGCCGCGCGGGACGCTCTGGCGCTCTCCCGACCCACCACGGGTGAGCAGGGCTGA
- a CDS encoding DUF4193 domain-containing protein, with amino-acid sequence MATDYDAPRRDEVDLGEDSLEELKARRVDSQSGAVDVDEAEVAESFELPGADLADEELTVKVLPMQQDEFRCARCFLVHHRSQLAVERNGELICRECV; translated from the coding sequence ATGGCCACCGACTACGACGCCCCGCGTCGCGACGAGGTCGACCTCGGCGAGGACAGCCTGGAAGAGCTCAAGGCACGGCGCGTCGACTCACAGTCGGGCGCGGTGGACGTCGACGAGGCCGAGGTGGCCGAGAGCTTCGAGCTGCCCGGTGCCGATCTGGCCGACGAGGAGCTCACGGTCAAGGTGCTTCCGATGCAGCAGGACGAGTTCCGGTGCGCCCGCTGCTTCCTGGTACATCACCGTAGCCAGCTGGCAGTCGAGCGTAACGGCGAGTTGATCTGCCGCGAGTGCGTCTGA
- a CDS encoding OB-fold nucleic acid binding domain-containing protein, which yields MTTDEGRVSLRRILQRFTASEAEIDAQELRRESAQCGGIPAQQCSRGQLVSVAGRLRTVVYTPRTNLPTLEADLYDGSDVVTLVWLGRRHIAGIEPGRHLTARGRVAVRDERKVIYNPYYELDSPK from the coding sequence ATGACGACCGACGAGGGCCGGGTGTCGCTGCGGCGCATCCTGCAACGGTTCACCGCCAGCGAGGCCGAGATAGACGCGCAGGAGCTGCGGCGCGAGAGCGCCCAGTGCGGCGGGATCCCGGCACAGCAGTGCTCCCGGGGTCAGCTGGTGTCGGTCGCTGGTCGGCTGCGCACGGTGGTCTACACGCCGCGCACCAACCTGCCCACCCTGGAGGCCGACCTGTATGACGGCAGCGACGTGGTCACCCTGGTCTGGTTGGGTCGACGGCACATCGCCGGGATCGAGCCGGGCCGGCACCTGACCGCCCGTGGCCGGGTGGCGGTGCGCGACGAGCGCAAGGTCATCTACAACCCCTACTACGAGCTGGACTCGCCGAAGTGA
- a CDS encoding inositol monophosphatase family protein has translation MDRSAPSPRELLAVALGVARDAAATAYRMRVEGVSVAATKSTVTDVVTAADRAVERQVLDALKQLRPDDAVLGEEYGIRDTGPVAPGGVRWIIDPIDGTVNYLYGLPYSAVSLAAEVDGVVVAGVVRNVSTGEEWTATVGGGAWRDGVRLRCSGETDLGQALVGTGFGYDAGRRTHQAQVVAGLIAHVRDIRRLGAAALDLCLVAEGRLDAYFEKGLAAWDLAAGGLVAAEAGVRVAGLAGGPPGPDLVVAAPPALFGPLHDRLAELDAAGGP, from the coding sequence ATGGACCGTTCGGCGCCGTCACCTCGGGAACTTTTGGCGGTCGCGCTGGGCGTCGCGCGCGATGCGGCGGCCACCGCGTACCGGATGCGGGTCGAGGGTGTCTCGGTGGCGGCGACCAAGAGCACTGTCACCGACGTGGTCACCGCGGCGGACCGGGCGGTCGAACGGCAGGTGCTCGACGCGCTGAAGCAGTTGCGGCCGGACGACGCGGTGCTCGGCGAAGAATACGGCATTCGGGACACCGGGCCGGTCGCTCCGGGCGGGGTGCGCTGGATCATCGACCCGATCGACGGCACCGTCAACTACCTCTACGGGCTGCCGTACAGCGCGGTGTCGCTGGCCGCCGAGGTGGACGGGGTGGTGGTCGCCGGCGTGGTGCGCAACGTGAGCACCGGCGAGGAGTGGACGGCCACGGTCGGGGGCGGGGCCTGGCGCGACGGTGTCCGGTTGCGCTGCTCCGGCGAGACTGACCTGGGGCAGGCGCTGGTCGGCACCGGCTTCGGCTACGACGCCGGGCGCCGCACGCACCAGGCCCAGGTGGTGGCCGGGCTGATCGCACACGTCCGGGACATCCGTCGGCTCGGTGCCGCCGCGCTGGATCTCTGCCTGGTCGCGGAGGGCCGGCTCGACGCGTACTTCGAGAAGGGCCTCGCGGCCTGGGACCTGGCGGCCGGCGGGCTGGTGGCCGCCGAGGCGGGCGTGCGTGTCGCCGGCCTGGCCGGTGGCCCGCCGGGGCCCGATCTGGTGGTCGCGGCCCCACCCGCGCTCTTCGGGCCGCTGCACGACCGGCTGGCCGAGCTGGATGCCGCTGGCGGGCCCTGA
- the dut gene encoding dUTP diphosphatase encodes MTDVVPVPVQLLDSELPLPTYAHPGDAGADLVAAADVELPPGGRALVPTGVAIALPEGYVGLVHPRSGLAARLGVTVLNAPGTVDAGYRGEILVNLINHDRDVPAKISRGDRIAQLVVQQVARARFEPVVELPTSRRGVGGHGSTGGHAGLVPSPTGQDRVERRPDEPGRGQTEEVAG; translated from the coding sequence GTGACCGACGTCGTACCCGTGCCCGTGCAGCTGCTCGACTCCGAGCTGCCGCTGCCCACGTACGCCCATCCCGGCGACGCCGGGGCCGACCTGGTGGCGGCCGCGGACGTGGAACTGCCGCCCGGTGGCCGTGCCCTGGTGCCCACCGGCGTGGCCATCGCGCTGCCGGAGGGGTACGTGGGTCTGGTCCATCCCCGTTCCGGTCTGGCGGCCAGGCTCGGCGTGACGGTGCTCAACGCGCCCGGTACGGTCGACGCCGGCTACCGGGGTGAGATCCTGGTCAACCTGATCAATCATGATCGGGATGTGCCGGCGAAGATCTCCCGCGGCGACCGGATCGCGCAGCTCGTGGTCCAGCAGGTCGCACGGGCGCGGTTCGAGCCGGTGGTCGAGCTGCCCACGTCCCGGCGTGGGGTCGGCGGGCACGGGTCGACCGGCGGGCACGCCGGGCTGGTGCCGTCGCCGACGGGCCAGGACCGGGTCGAGCGGCGGCCAGACGAGCCGGGCCGCGGGCAGACGGAAGAGGTGGCAGGGTGA
- a CDS encoding DUF3159 domain-containing protein, with translation MTTGQHRAAQPETGPPEEEPLPTIAEQMADQLGGWRGLVESSIPVVVFVLANVIGELRPAVIASVSVALLIAGLRLAQRRPIRHAINGLFGVGVGAAIAWRTGDERDFYLPGILYGIGYGVALLISAAIRQPLVGWIWSVLVAKGRSEWRTDPKLVRTFTQLTVLWGVVWLAKVGVQAGLYLAHQDTALGVARLALGYPPYALLLLITVWTVRRVTRESSPTPLPGA, from the coding sequence ATGACGACGGGACAGCACCGGGCGGCGCAGCCGGAGACCGGCCCTCCGGAGGAGGAGCCGCTGCCGACGATCGCCGAGCAGATGGCCGACCAGCTTGGCGGCTGGCGGGGCCTGGTCGAGTCGAGCATCCCGGTCGTGGTCTTCGTTCTCGCCAATGTCATCGGCGAGCTGCGACCGGCGGTGATCGCCTCGGTCTCCGTCGCGCTGCTGATCGCCGGGCTGCGGTTGGCCCAGCGTCGGCCGATCCGGCATGCCATCAACGGGCTGTTCGGCGTCGGCGTCGGCGCGGCCATCGCCTGGCGCACCGGCGACGAGCGCGATTTCTACCTTCCCGGCATCCTCTACGGCATCGGGTACGGCGTCGCTCTGCTGATCTCGGCGGCGATCCGGCAGCCGCTGGTGGGCTGGATCTGGTCGGTGCTGGTCGCCAAGGGCCGCTCGGAATGGCGCACCGACCCGAAGCTGGTGCGCACCTTCACCCAGCTCACCGTGCTCTGGGGCGTGGTCTGGTTGGCCAAGGTGGGCGTGCAGGCAGGGCTCTACCTGGCCCATCAGGACACCGCGCTGGGCGTGGCCCGGCTGGCGCTGGGCTACCCGCCGTACGCGCTGCTGCTGCTGATCACGGTCTGGACGGTGCGCCGGGTCACCCGGGA